A single window of Nicotiana sylvestris chromosome 5, ASM39365v2, whole genome shotgun sequence DNA harbors:
- the LOC104228366 gene encoding cytochrome P450 CYP73A100-like has product MKNMAKLLNKTIFCILFTLAFLSFAKLLSSYLSMPFPLKYMSLIVPLLPLIINFLYVKPQNNLPPGPTAVPIFGNWLQVGNDLNHQLLATMSQTYGPIFLLKLGSKNLAVVSNPELANQVLHTQGVEFGSRPRNVVFDIFTGNGQDMVFTIYGDHWQKMRRIMTLPFFTNKVVHQYSDMWENEMDLVVNDLKKNEKVKYEGIVIRKRLQLMLYNIMYRMMFDAKFESQNDPLFIEATKFNSERSRLAQSFDYNYGDFIPLLRPFLRGYLNKCKDLQTRRLAFFNNYFVEKRRKIMDENGEKHKISCAIDHIIDAEMKGEINEQNVLYIVENINVAAIETTLWSMEWAIAELVNHPIVQQKIRDEISTVLKGRSVTESNLHELPYLLATVNETLRLHTPIPLLVPHMNLEEAKLGGYTIPKETKVVVNAWWLANNPAWWKNPNEFRPERFLEEDSSTEAAVAGGKVDFRYLPFGMGRRSCPGIILALPILGLVIAKLVSNFEMQGPPGVEKVDTSERGGQFSLHIAKHSTVVFKPIAA; this is encoded by the exons ATGAAAAACATGGCCAAACTTCTCAACAAGACCATCTTTTGCATTCTCTTTACACTTGCATTTCTTTCATTTGCCAAGTTACTGTCCTCCTACCTATCTATGCCTTTCCCTCTTAAGTACATGTCACTTATTGTCCCTTTACTTCCCCTTATAATCAACTTCCTCTATGTTAAGCCCCAAAACAACCTCCCACCTGGTCCAACAGCAGTCCCAATATTTGGTAATTGGCTTCAAGTTGGCAATGACTTGAACCATCAACTCCTTGCCACCATGTCACAAACCTACGGTCCTATATTTTTACTCAAACTTGGTTCAAAAAACCTAGCTGTGGTATCAAACCCAGAGCTAGCTAACCAAGTTCTACACACACAAggggtcgagtttgggtcccgtCCACGTAACGTTGTCTTCGACATATTTACTGGTAATGGACAAGACATGGTGTTCACCATTTATGGTGACCATTGGCAAAAAATGAGGCGTATTATGACGCTTCCATTTTTCACTAACAAAGTGGTGCACCAATATAGTGATATGTGGGAGAATGAGATGGACTTAGTTGTTAATGACTTGAAGAAGAATGAAAAAGTGAAATATGAGGGAATTGTGATTAGGAAACGATTGCAGCTGATGCTGTATAACATCATGTATCGAATGATGTTTGATGCCAAATTTGAGTCCCAAAATGATCCTTTGTTCATTGAGGCAACAAAGTTTAATTCAGAGAGAAGCAGATTAGCTCAGAGCTTTGACTACAATTATGGTGATTTTATCCCTTTACTTAGACCATTCTTGAGAGGGTACCTTAACAAGTGTAAAGACTTACAAACAAGGAGACTTGCATTCTTCAACAATTATTTTGTAGAGAAAAGAAG GAAAATAATGGATGAAAATGGAGAAAAGCATAAGATAAGCTGTGCTATTGATCACATTATAGATGCCGAAATGAAAGGAGAAATAAATGAGCAAAATGTACTCTATATTGTGGAGAATATCAATGTTGCAGCAATTGAAACAACTCTATGGTCCATGGAATGGGCCATAGCTGAACTTGTAAATCATCCCATTGTTCAACAGAAGATTAGGGATGAAATCTCAACAGTCCTCAAAGGCAGATCAGTCACAGAATCAAACCTCCATGAGCTGCCTTACTTGCTAGCAACAGTAAATGAAACATTAAGACTCCACACACCAATACCTTTACTTGTACCCCATATGAACCTTGAAGAAGCAAAGTTAGGTGGTTACACTATTCCTAAAGAAACTAAGGTGGTTGTGAATGCGTGGTGGCTGGCTAACAACCCTGCTTGGTGGAAAAACCCAAATGAATTCCGGCCCGAGAGGTTTCTTGAGGAGGATAGTAGCACAGAGGCAGCTGTTGCTGGTGGCAAGGTAGATTTCAGGTACTTACCATTCGGTATGGGGAGGCGGAGCTGCCCCGGAATCATCCTTGCACTGCCAATTCTGGGGCTTGTCATAGCCAAACTGGTGTCAAATTTTGAAATGCAGGGTCCACCAGGTGTGGAAAAGGTTGATACAAGTGAAAGAGGAGGGCAGTTTAGCTTGCACATTGCAAAACATTCCACGGTTGTCTTCAAGCCTATTGCTGCATAA
- the LOC104228350 gene encoding U-box domain-containing protein 35-like, with product MMMSQKSSSGEKKGEEKATVVAIDKDKGSQHALKWAVDNLLGKGKTVTLLHVRLRPSNSLPNADVNDGTPRVYRSDPDSQAKELFLPFRCFCNRKNVSVCYFLLILHRILANVLPFSHVNEVVIEGIDIANSISDYVAANITENLVMGAASRNGFVSRFKTMDVPSSVSKTAPGFCTVYVIAKGKVLSIRNASAPVPNPPPSLLQNQTSSSLGAKLGFIEARYAPSNDSRGLTCPISTGSMADRSPYAPRSSTEDSDFIKSPFNRGKPVNRSYGDLSVAESDISFVSSNRPSSDRTFPISSDSYDLGLPPRLSNSSDTDNRFSAPRLSNSSETDSRLSFGSSFSATRLSEVNAFSSNSFDSANGSTNNLEDIEAEMRRLKQELKQTMDMYSTACKEALSAKHKALELHRWKVEEEQRLEEARLAEEAALAIAEKEKAKCKAALEAAEEAQRIAEREAQRRITAERRALKEAEEKKKVLDALAQSDCRYRKYTIEEIEAATENFAASRKIGEGGYGPVYKCYLDHTQVAIKVLRPDAAQGRSQFQQEVEVLSCIRHPNMVLLLGACPEFGCLVYEYMANGSLDDRLFRRGNTPVLPWQLRFRIAAEVGTSLLFLHQTKPEPLVHRDLKPGNILLDRNYVSKISDVGLARLVPPSVADSVTQYRMTSTAGTFCYIDPEYQQTGMLGTKSDIYSFGIMLLQIITARPPMGLTHHVERAIEKGTFAEMLDPVVPDWPVEEALTFAKLALKCAELRRKDRPDLGTVVLPELNRLRLLAEEAMPQMPFGSSPKTPSSESRSSSQVISGYDSSKSRSTNPFSSDATSSG from the exons atgatgatgagCCAAAAGAGCAGTAGTGGAGAGAAAAAGGGGGAAGAAAAGGCAACAGTTGTAGCAATAGACAAAGATAAAGGAAGCCAACATGCGTTAAAATGGGCAGTTGATAATCTTCTTGGCAAAGGCAAAACTGTTACTCTTCTCCATGTTAGACTCAGACCTTCTAATTCCCTTCCTAATGCag ATGTTAATGACGGAACTCCCAGAGTATATAGGAGTGATCCTGATAGTCAAGCAAAGGAATTGTTCTTACCCTTTCGTTGCTTCTGCAACCGCAAGAATGTAAGTGTCTGCTATTTCTTACTCATTCTTCATCGCATTCTTGCAAACGTACTTCCATTTTCT CACGTCAATGAAGTTGTAATTGAAGGCATAGACATAGCAAACTCCATAAGTGACTATGTAGCAGCCAATATCACAGAGAATCTGGTGATGGGAGCTGCATCAAGGAATGGTTTCGTTAGCAG ATTCAAGACGATGGACGTTCCAAGCTCTGTCTCCAAAACTGCACCTGGCTTTTGTACAGTTTATGTGATCGCCAAAGGCAAAGTTCTATCAATACGTAATGCATCTGCTCCTGTCCCCAATCCACCCCCTTCCCTGCTGCAGAATCAGACCAGCTCCTCTCTTGGTGCTAAGCTTGGCTTCATTGAGGCACGTTATGCACCAAGCAACGACTCAAGAG GTTTAACCTGTCCTATTTCAACAGGAAGTATGGCTGATAGGTCACCGTACGCACCACGAAGTTCAACTGAAGATTCAGATTTCATCAA GTCCCCATTCAACAGAGGTAAACCTGTAAACAGATCATATGGAGACCTCTCAGTGGCAGAATCTGACATATCATTTGTGAGCTCTAATCGTCCAAGCTCAGATCGTACATTTCCAATCTCCTCTGATAGTTACGATTTGGGTCTTCCCCCTCGGCTTTCAAACAGCTCAGACACAGATAATAGATTTTCTGCTCCTCGACTTTCAAACAGCTCAGAAACAGATAGCAGATTAAGCTTTGGATCATCATTCTCAGCAACCAGGTTATCTGAAGTTAATGCCTTTTCATCAAATTCTTTCGACAGTGCCAATGGATCAACCAACAACCTG GAAGACATTGAAGCAGAGATGAGAAGACTCAAGCAGGAGCTCAAGCAGACCATGGACATGTACAGCACAGCATGCAAGGAAGCACTTTCAGCAAAGCATAAG GCATTGGAACTTCACCGCTGGAAAGTAGAAGAAGAACAAAGATTAGAAGAGGCACGATTAGCCGAGGAAGCAGCACTGGCTATTGCAGAGAAAGAAAAAGCTAAGTGCAAGGCAGCCCTTGAAGCTGCAGAAGAGGCACAGAGGATAGCCGAACGGGAGGCACAGAGAAGAATCACTGCAGAAAGGAGGGCACTAAAAGAAGCTGAAGAGAAGAAGAAGGTATTAGATGCCCTTGCACAAAGTGATTGCCGCTACCGTAAGTATACAATAGAGGAGATTGAAGCAGCAACGGAAAACTTTGCAGCATCTCGTAAAATTGGGGAAGGTGGATACGGGCCGGTATATAAGTGTTACTTGGATCACACGCAGGTTGCAATTAAGGTTCTTCGTCCTGACGCAGCTCAAGGAAGGTCACAGTTTCAGCAAGAG GTTGAAGTTCTAAGCTGCATAAGGCATCCAAATATGGTTCTTCTACTTGGAGCCTGCCCTGAATTTGGCTGCCTAGTTTATGAGTACATGGCCAATGGGAGCTTAGATGATCGCCTCTTCCGAAGAGGAAACACTCCAGTTCTTCCTTGGCAACTAAGATTCCGTATAGCTGCAGAGGTAGGTACTAGCCTCCTTTTTCTTCACCAGACCAAGCCAGAACCTCTAGTGCACCGGGATCTGAAACCTGGCAACATTTTGCTTGACCGCAATTATGTAAGCAAGATCAGTGATGTTGGTTTAGCTAGGCTTGTACCCCCTTCTGTAGCTGACTCCGTGACACAGTATCGAATGACATCAACAGCGGGAACATTTTGTTACATAGACCCTGAATATCAACAAACTGGGATGTTGGGAACAAAATCTGATATATACTCATTTGGAATAATGCTTCTGCAAATAATTACAGCCAGACCTCCAATGGGTTTGACCCACCATGTTGAGAGGGCAATTGAGAAAGGCACTTTTGCTGAGATGCTTGATCCGGTAGTTCCTGACTGGCCTGTTGAAGAGGCTTTGACGTTTGCCAAGTTAGCACTCAAGTGTGCCGAACTCAGGCGTAAAGATCGACCAGACCTTGGCACTGTTGTGTTGCCTGAACTTAACAGGTTACGTTTACTCGCTGAAGAAGCAATGCCACAAATGCCTTTTGGAAGCAGCCCAAAAACTCCATCTAGTGAAAGTCGATCTAGCTCTCAA GTAATTTCAGGATATGATAGCAGTAAAAGCCGCTCAACCAATCCCTTTTCATCAGATGCAACATCAAGTGGATAA
- the LOC104228324 gene encoding pentatricopeptide repeat-containing protein At3g42630, producing the protein MAVGLVVSTAFASATPKPSTFWYQSSAEKRPWRKKQGGNINQHGTFADCASQILGLTRKKLPFPAERLFLDMKSEGFIPDNSTLSALMLCYASNGLFVKALAVWDEILISSFLPDVRVIVKLIDICGCNGYIDVAVRILHQIKLKNSDLLPDIYARVISRFGMKGQLELMEIMLKQMVSMGFPVDSATGNAYVIYYSNFGTLSEMEVAYGRLKMSSILIEEEAIRSISLAYLKKEKFYSLGQFVRDVGLCRRNVGNLLWNLLLLSYAANFKMKSLQREFVRMVESGFFPDLTTFNIRALAFSKMSLFWDLHVTLEHMKHEKVVPDLVTYGSVVDAYLDRSLGRNLDFALQKLNTYDCVTIATEPLVFEAMGKGDFHLSSEARLEFSKKKNWTYEELITIYLKKCVRRNQIFWNY; encoded by the exons ATGGCAGTTGGGTTAGTTGTGTCCACAGCCTTCGCATCGGCAACTCCAAAACCAAGTACCTTTTGGTATCAGTCTTCTGCAGAAAAG AGACCGTGGCGCAAGAAACAGGGAGGAAATATTAATCAACATGGTACTTTTGCAGATTGTGCTTCACAGATACTGGGCTTAACTAGGAAAAAATTGCCTTTTCCGGCTGAAAGGCTTTTCCTTGATATGAAATCTGAAGGTTTTATACCTGATAACTCTACCTTGTCAGCACTGATGCTATGCTATGCCAGTAATGGTTTATTTGTCAAAGCATTAGCTGTTTGGGATGAAATTTTAATCAGTTCATTTCTGCCAGATGTTCGTGTAATTGTAAAACTGATTGATATCTGTGGCTGCAATGGATATATAGATGTCGCTGTTAGAATATTGCATCAAATTAAGTTGAAAAATTCCGACCTGCTTCCTGATATTTATGCTCGGGTTATCTCTCGTTTTGGAATGAAAGGACAGCTTGAATTGATGGAAATTATGTTGAAACAGATGGTTTCCATGGGATTCCCTGTTGATTCTGCTACCGGAAATGCTTATGTTATATACTACAGCAATTTTGGTACGCTGAGTGAAATGGAAGTTGCATATGGCCGTCTTAAGATGTCAAGTATTCTTATAGAGGAAGAAGCGATCAGGTCGATCTCCTTGGCTTATCTCAAGAAAGAGAAGTTTTATAGTTTAGGTCAGTTTGTAAGAGATGTGGGCCTTTGTCGGAGAAATGTGGGAAATCTCCTATGGAACCTGTTACTTCTTTCTTATGCTGCCAACTTCAAAATGAAAAGTTTGCAGAGAGAATTTGTGAGAATGGTAGAAAGTGGATTTTTTCCTGATCTTACTACTTTCAATATTAGAGCTTTGGCGTTTTCAAAAATGTCATTGTTTTGGGATCTGCATGTAACACTTGAACATATGAAGCATGAGAAGGTAGTTCCCGATCTTGTGACTTACGGTTCTGTTGTTGATGCATACTTGGATAGGAGTCTGGGACGAAATTTGGATTTTGCTTTACAGAAATTGAATACATATGATTGTGTTACAATAGCAACAGAACCCCTTGTGTTTGAGGCCATGGGGAAAGGGGATTTCCACTTGAGCTCAGAGGCACGTTTGGAGTTCAGTAAGAAAAAGAATTGGACATATGAGGAGCTTATCACAATCTATCTCAAGAAATGCGTTCGCCGTAATCAAATATTTTGGAACTACTGA